A window of Castanea sativa cultivar Marrone di Chiusa Pesio chromosome 1, ASM4071231v1 contains these coding sequences:
- the LOC142639756 gene encoding protein RRC1-like codes for MSSFSITRKKTPFQKHREEEEAKKKRAEDETARLYQEFVESFQGDTTPGSKSFVRGGTINPNDKVKIDSEGEKSKDGVSVPKKGSRYVPSFLPPPMAAKGKESEKKKEEEKPKEKEKGKSRNIDHFMEELKHEQEMRERRNQDREHWRDGRQNEHSAPSSRFDELPDDFDPSGKLPGSFDDGDPQTTNLYVGNLSPQVDENFLLRTFGRFGPIASVKIMWPRTEEERRRQRNCGFVAFMNRADGQAAKDEMQGVVVYEYELKIGWGKSVALPSQALPAPPPGHMAIRSKEGATVILSGPSGPPVTSVPSQNSELVLTPNVPDIMVVPPEDDHLHHVIDTMALYVLDGGCAFEQAIMERGRGNPLFNFLFELGSKEHTYYVWRLYSFAQGDTLQRWRTEPFIMITGSGRWMPPPLPTAKSPDHEKESGSTYAAGRSRRMESERTLTDSQRDEFEDMLRALTLERSQIKEAMGFSLDNADAAGEIVEVLTESLTLKETPIPTKVARLMLVSDVLHNSSAPVKNASAYRTKFEASLPDIMESFNDLYRSVTGRITAEALKERVLKVLQVWSDWFLFSDAYVNGLRATFLRSGSSGVVPFHSICGDAPEIEKKTSSEDTGEGGKGNQDTALAMGKGAATKELMSLPIAELERRCRHNGLSLVGGREMMVSRLLSLEEAERQRGYELDDDLKYAQSHSSSGKYSNSQSEMNVEPELAGLSGWNRYGEDEVQAQGKGFVPLAPTLPIPQPDLKAFMKKEKNDPVLPASKWAREDDDSDDEQKSSGRGLGLGYSSSGSENAGDDPSKADETEFATGTSIPAQTDTGMNEEQRQKLRRLEVALIEYRESLEERGIKSSEEIEKKVATRRKQLQSEYGLLHSNEDSSANKRTSSERRDRRDDTRDPSRKRHRSESQSESPPRKSSNRDKEREHALDRDRERHRDRDRTHDIESEKGRDREKSGSRERDDHDRDRGRERDRDRRRRPK; via the exons ATGAGTTCTTTCTCTATCACGCGGAAAAAGACGCCTTTCCAAAAGCATAGAGAGGAGgaagaagcaaagaaaaag AGAGCCGAGGATGAAACTGCGCGTTTGTACCAAGAGTTTGTGGAGTCATTTCAAGGCGATACAACACCTGGTTCAAAGTCTTTTGTTCGAGGAGGAACTATCAATCCCAATGATAAAGTGAAGATTGATTCCGAAG GTGAAAAGTCCAAAGATGGTGTATCTGTTCCAAAGAAGGGAAGTAG GTATGTTCCATCTTTCTTACCACCTCCTATGGCAGCTAAGGGGAAAGAATCTGAAAAGAAA aaggaggaggagaagccaaaggaaaaagaaaaagggaagtcTCGTAACATAGATCATTTTATGGAGGAGCTGAAGCATGAGCAAGAGATGAGGGAGAGGCGAAATCAAGACCGTGAACATTGGCGTGATGGGCGCCAGAATGAACATTCTGCT CCATCTAGTCGCTTTGATGAACTGCCTGATGACTTTGATCCAAGTGGAAAGCTTCCTGGATCATTTGATGATGGCGATCCACAAACTACTAATCTCTATGTTGGAAATCTCTCACCTCAG GTGGATGAAAATTTCCTTCTGCGGACTTTTGGAAGATTTGGGCCTATTGCTAGCGTGAAGATAATGTGGCCTAGGACTGAAGAGGAGCGAAGGCGGCAAAGAAATTGTGGCTTTGTGGCTTTCATGAATAGAGCTGATGGACAGGCTGCAAAGGATGAAATGCAAG GAGTAGTTGTTTATGAATATGAGTTGAAGATTGGATGGGGCAAGTCTGTTGCTTTACCATCGCAAGCATTACCTGCTCCTCCACCAGGGCATATGGCGATCAGGAGTAAGGAG GGTGCCACTGTAATTTTGTCTGGTCCATCCGGCCCACCCGTTACTTCTGTTCCAAGTCAGAATTCTGAATTG GTTCTTACCCCAAATGTCCCTGATATAATGGTTGTTCCACCCGAGGACGATCATCTCCACCATGTGATTGACACAATGGCTCTCTATGTTCTGGATGGAGGATGCGCCTTCGAACAAGCTATAATGGAGAGAGGTCGTGGGAATCCTCTCTTCAACTTCTTGTTTGAGCTTGGTTCAAAGGAACATACTTACTATGTCTGGAGGCTCTATTCCTTTGCTCAG GGTGATACCCTTCAAAGATGGCGGACAGAACCTTTTATCATGATAACTGGTAGTGGAAG ATGGATGCCACCACCTCTGCCAACAGCAAAAAGCCCAGATCATGAAAAGGAGTCTGGCTCCACATATGCTGCAGGAAGAAGCAGG CGCATGGAATCAGAAAGAACACTGACTGATTCTCAGAGGGATGAGTTTGAGGATATGCTCCGTGCTCTTACATTAGAGAGGAGTCAGATAAAGGAAGCGATGGGGTTTTCCCTGGATAATGCTGATGCAGCTGGAGAG ATTGTTGAAGTTCTGACAGAATCTTTGACGCTTAAGGAAACTCCTATTCCAACTAAAGTTGCGAGGCTTATGCTTGTTTCTGATGTTCTTCATAATAGTAGTGCTCCTGTAAAGAATGCATCTGCATACCGCACTAAATTTGAAGCATCATTACCTGACATTATGGAGAGCTTTAATGATTTGTATCGTAGTGTCACTGGAAGGATTACTGCTGAGGCCCTTAAG GAACGAGTACTCAAAGTGTTGCAAGTGTGGTCagattggtttttattttcGGATGCATATGTGAATGGTCTGCGAGCTACTTTTCTTCGGTCTGGGAGCTCTGGTGTTGTCCCCTTTCATTCCATATGTGGTGATGCTCcggaaatagaaaaaaagactAGTTCCGAAGATACAGGTGAAGGGGGTAAGGGAAACCAAGATACTGCATTGGCAATGGGCAAAGGAGCAGCCACGAAAGAACTAATGAGTCTTCCCATTGCTGAGCTGGAGAGACGATGCAGACATAATGGACTGTCTCTTGTTGGTGGTAGAGAAATGATGGTTTCACGATTGCTAAGTCTGGAAGAGGCAGAAAGACAAAGGGGCTATGAGCTAGATGATGACTTGAAATATGCACAAAGCCATTCGAGTTCTGGCAAATATTCCAACAGTCAGAGCGAAATGAATGTGGAACCAGAGCTAGCAGGTCTATCTGGATGGAACCGTTACGGAGAGGATGAGGTGCAGGCACAAGGCAAAGGGTTTGTTCCTTTGGCTCCAACCCTTCCCATTCCACAGCCTGATCTAAAAGCTTtcatgaagaaagagaaaaacgaTCCTGTTTTGCCAGCATCTAAATGGGCTCGAGAGGATGATGACAGTGATGATGAACAAAAGAGTAGTGGTAGGGGTCTGGGGTTGGGCTACTCATCTTCTGGAAGTGAGAATGCTGGTGATGATCCTAGTAAAGCTGATGAGACGGAGTTTGCTACTGGTACAAGTATCCCAGCGCAAACTGACACTGGAATGAATGAAGAGCAGAG ACAAAAGTTGAGACGTCTAGAGGTGGCTTTGATAGAATATCGTGAATCCCTTGAAGAGCGGGGAATAAAAAGTTCAGAGGAAATCGAAAAGAAAGTTGCAACGCGTCGGAAACAGCTACAATCAGAATATGGGTTATTACATTCTAATGAAGATTCTTCAGCAAACA AGAGAACATCTTCAGAGAGGAGGGACAGACGGGATGATACCCGTGACCCTTCAAGAAAGCGGCACCGCAGCGAGAGCCAAAGTGAGAGCCCACCACGGAAATCATCAAACCGAGACAAAGAAAGGGAACATGCATTAGACAGGGACAGAGAAAGGCACCGGGATAGAGATAGGACTCATGATATTGAAAGTGAGAAAGGGAGGGATCGTGAGAAGAGTGGAAGTAGAGAGAGGGATGACCACGACAGGGACAGAGGCAGAGAAAGAGACAGGGATAGGAGGAGACGACCAAAATAA
- the LOC142621130 gene encoding enhancer of rudimentary homolog yields MANKHTIILIQTSQNRATRTFMDYESISQAMDGICGLYERKLKELNPAIRNITYDIADLYNFIDGLADMSALVYDHSIQGYLPYDREWIKQRTFHHLKKLAH; encoded by the exons ATG GCTAATAAACACACTATTATCTTGATTCAAACTTCTCAGAACAGAGCTACTAGAACATTTATGGATTATGAATCAATTAGTCAAGCTATGGACG GTATATGTGGACTATATGAAAGGAAGCTAAAGGAATTAAATCCAGCCATCAGAAACATAACATACGACATTGCAGATCTCTACAATTTTATTGATGGCCTTGCAGACATGAGCGCCTTGGt TTATGATCACTCAATCCAGGGTTATTTGCCATATGACCGAGAGTGGATTAAACAGCGGACATTTCATCATCTTAAGAAATTGGCACACTGA